One stretch of Halobacillus litoralis DNA includes these proteins:
- a CDS encoding oxidoreductase: MKNDKKGVVLITGASSGMGMETAKLLLEEGYIVYGAARRLEKMKEIESKGAHILSMDVTDEPSMVDGVTRIIQEQGRIDVLFNNAGYGSYGAVEDVPLEEAKRQFNVNLFGLSRLTQLVLPHMRKQKSGKIINNSSMGGRIFTPMGAWYHASKHALEGYSDCLRLEVAPFGIDVVVIQPGSIESEWTGIMLENLQKTSGTSAYKDMTRSFVNMTENMTGASSSPRVIAETVKKAIEAKKPKTRYAAGKYAKPYMFLRKVLPDRMFDSIFHSMMRR, from the coding sequence ATGAAGAACGATAAAAAAGGTGTTGTGCTGATTACAGGGGCTTCTTCCGGGATGGGGATGGAAACGGCAAAACTGTTGTTGGAAGAAGGCTACATCGTCTATGGAGCGGCAAGGCGCTTGGAAAAGATGAAAGAGATCGAGTCTAAAGGCGCTCACATTCTTTCCATGGATGTAACTGACGAACCGTCCATGGTGGATGGGGTGACCAGGATCATTCAAGAGCAGGGGAGAATTGATGTACTGTTCAATAATGCGGGGTATGGCTCTTACGGTGCTGTGGAAGACGTACCGTTGGAAGAAGCGAAGCGACAATTCAACGTGAATCTGTTTGGGTTGAGCCGATTGACTCAACTTGTTCTGCCGCATATGAGAAAACAGAAGTCAGGCAAAATCATAAACAATTCATCCATGGGTGGAAGAATTTTTACACCGATGGGAGCCTGGTATCATGCATCCAAGCATGCACTCGAAGGATATTCGGACTGTCTGCGGCTTGAGGTAGCACCGTTTGGAATTGATGTGGTCGTCATACAGCCGGGGAGTATTGAAAGTGAATGGACCGGTATCATGCTTGAGAATTTACAGAAAACGTCTGGAACATCTGCCTACAAAGACATGACACGATCTTTCGTTAACATGACTGAGAATATGACGGGAGCATCTTCTTCACCAAGAGTGATTGCAGAAACAGTGAAAAAAGCGATCGAAGCGAAAAAGCCGAAAACAAGGTATGCGGCCGGCAAGTATGCCAAACCTTATATGTTTTTAAGAAAAGTGCTGCCCGATCGCATGTTTGATTCCATTTTCCATTCCATGATGCGAAGGTAA
- a CDS encoding oxidoreductase, whose protein sequence is MKEQAWTKEDIPSLKGQTVIVTGGNSGLGYESVKVLSKRGATVILGTRSMERGQEAYLSIQKENPNADIDVMALDLSDLESVKSFSDSFREKYDRLDLLLNNAGVMTTPYGKTKDGFEQQIGINHLGHFALTGQLFETLKKTPNARIVNISSNAHKSGKMNFDNLMFEGGKGYTPMKAYAQSKLANLLFTQELQRKITENGLDITVTAAHPGIASTNLMRHIEDKFLFKILGRLLAPMTQEASEGALPGLRAATDPDVQGGEYFGPGGRWEMKGAPVAVSPITKSYDVMDADQLWKVSEELTGVTYPFTE, encoded by the coding sequence ATGAAAGAACAAGCGTGGACAAAAGAAGATATTCCTTCTTTGAAAGGCCAAACAGTAATTGTAACTGGAGGGAACAGCGGTTTAGGGTATGAATCTGTGAAAGTTCTTTCCAAGCGGGGAGCGACCGTCATTCTTGGTACAAGGTCGATGGAGCGAGGTCAGGAAGCGTATTTATCCATTCAAAAGGAAAATCCTAACGCCGATATTGACGTCATGGCCCTCGACTTAAGCGATTTGGAATCAGTCAAGTCTTTCTCAGATTCCTTCAGGGAAAAATATGATCGGTTGGATCTATTGCTTAACAATGCCGGTGTCATGACCACCCCATACGGAAAGACCAAGGATGGTTTTGAACAGCAGATAGGCATCAATCACCTCGGTCACTTCGCTCTCACAGGACAATTGTTCGAAACGTTGAAGAAAACGCCCAACGCTAGAATCGTCAATATTTCAAGCAACGCCCATAAATCTGGAAAAATGAATTTTGATAACCTCATGTTTGAAGGTGGAAAAGGATACACACCTATGAAAGCTTATGCCCAGTCTAAGCTTGCCAATCTATTATTCACTCAAGAACTGCAAAGAAAAATCACAGAGAATGGTTTAGATATTACTGTAACGGCTGCCCATCCCGGGATCGCAAGCACGAATCTTATGAGACACATTGAAGATAAATTCCTCTTCAAGATTCTGGGACGTTTGCTTGCACCAATGACCCAGGAAGCTTCAGAAGGAGCGCTACCTGGCTTAAGGGCAGCGACAGACCCTGACGTACAAGGAGGGGAATACTTTGGGCCTGGAGGCAGATGGGAAATGAAAGGTGCCCCTGTCGCCGTTTCTCCGATCACGAAATCTTACGATGTTATGGACGCCGATCAATTGTGGAAAGTATCCGAAGAGCTTACCGGCGTCACCTATCCTTTCACTGAATAA
- a CDS encoding alpha/beta hydrolase produces the protein MKKWLKYIVLGLLDLISVGVLFFFIWTQQTYEPSEEMTRLVEESHKTDGWVVHEPGGKAKAGIILYPGAKVEPEAYSYLAQQLANSGYVTGVPDVTLNLPIISTNKANELMDRYPDVEAWYVGGHSLGGVAAASFVKEHTEETEGLILLASYPTEGSSFADTETPILSIYAENDGLTTEAKIKETEPLLSTDTTLHKIEKGNHAQFGMYGPQKGDQPAQIPAKTQQEIIANTIYKWLEDQI, from the coding sequence ATGAAAAAGTGGCTCAAGTATATCGTGCTTGGTCTCCTGGACCTGATCAGTGTTGGAGTTCTCTTCTTTTTCATCTGGACTCAACAAACTTACGAACCTTCGGAAGAGATGACACGCCTGGTGGAAGAATCCCACAAAACAGACGGATGGGTCGTACATGAACCCGGCGGTAAAGCTAAAGCAGGGATCATCTTATATCCTGGAGCAAAGGTTGAACCAGAAGCCTACAGCTATCTCGCTCAGCAACTGGCGAACAGCGGATACGTTACAGGTGTTCCTGATGTAACGTTGAACCTACCCATTATAAGCACGAACAAAGCAAATGAATTGATGGACCGCTATCCTGATGTTGAAGCTTGGTATGTGGGAGGTCATTCTCTCGGCGGGGTCGCCGCTGCTTCTTTTGTAAAAGAGCATACGGAGGAGACAGAGGGATTGATTCTTCTTGCTTCCTATCCTACGGAAGGAAGCAGCTTCGCAGATACCGAAACCCCGATCCTATCGATATATGCAGAGAATGATGGGTTAACGACAGAAGCGAAAATAAAGGAAACGGAGCCACTGCTTTCAACGGACACCACTCTTCATAAAATTGAAAAAGGAAACCATGCCCAATTTGGTATGTATGGTCCTCAAAAAGGAGATCAGCCTGCTCAAATCCCAGCGAAAACCCAGCAGGAAATCATCGCTAATACCATCTATAAGTGGTTGGAAGATCAAATCTAA
- a CDS encoding LysM peptidoglycan-binding domain-containing protein produces MTFEKGDTLWSLAEQYDDVTVDDLFRWNPGIDADFIQPGSRITVKTDEMVSDDYPNEEFHTVTPGSTLYSFANLHEGLTLSELFELNPGIDPWNLLPIRSYGFHRLKM; encoded by the coding sequence GTGACCTTCGAAAAAGGGGATACGCTTTGGAGCCTTGCCGAACAATATGATGATGTGACCGTTGATGATTTGTTCCGATGGAATCCAGGGATTGACGCAGATTTCATTCAACCTGGGTCTCGAATTACAGTGAAAACAGACGAAATGGTTAGTGATGATTATCCGAATGAAGAATTTCATACCGTTACACCGGGAAGTACGTTGTACAGCTTTGCAAACCTCCATGAAGGGCTTACGCTTTCCGAGCTGTTCGAATTAAATCCCGGCATCGATCCATGGAATTTGCTGCCTATCAGGTCCTACGGGTTTCACCGGCTGAAGATGTGA
- a CDS encoding GNAT family N-acetyltransferase has protein sequence MINGVSIYARELKSHDAEQLLQYEKKNRSFFEQFSMVRTDDFYTLEGQNNRLETLHKEEEGDKGYFFGIFQKNTDHLIGTVNLFQVIRGSLQSAFIGYFLDQDYNGKGYTTEAVRFLVAYAFDHLQLHRIEAGVMPHNKASIRVLEKAGFHKEGLAKKNVKINGKWEDHQVLAIINPDDL, from the coding sequence GTGATCAACGGAGTATCGATCTATGCTCGAGAACTTAAAAGTCATGATGCCGAACAATTGCTGCAGTATGAAAAGAAGAATCGGTCGTTTTTTGAGCAGTTCTCGATGGTGAGAACGGATGATTTTTATACGCTGGAGGGTCAAAATAACCGATTGGAAACTCTTCATAAAGAAGAAGAGGGGGACAAGGGTTACTTTTTCGGTATATTCCAAAAGAATACAGACCACCTGATCGGAACGGTGAATCTTTTTCAGGTCATTCGGGGGTCATTACAAAGTGCGTTCATCGGTTATTTTCTCGATCAGGATTACAATGGGAAAGGCTATACGACAGAGGCTGTGAGATTTCTTGTTGCGTATGCTTTTGATCATCTTCAATTACATAGGATAGAAGCAGGGGTCATGCCCCACAACAAAGCATCCATTCGTGTGCTAGAGAAAGCTGGTTTTCACAAAGAAGGGCTAGCGAAGAAGAATGTGAAGATCAATGGGAAATGGGAAGATCATCAAGTCCTTGCGATCATTAATCCGGATGATTTGTAG
- a CDS encoding TetR/AcrR family transcriptional regulator, which yields MNDKSMNPISMRSRKWIIDALLRLMEEKPYHKISVKEITETAELVRKTFYRNFQTKEEVLQEYITGLMIEVEKEFETLDAITPFAMAKLYFEFWQEHIEFLKLIQKNDLFVILLKQLDDYLPSLNERYKADMMEGFDETFLQYYTAFNSAGIWHMLEKWIRHGAVEPPEEMAQIYSDITLNNPHLKK from the coding sequence ATGAATGATAAAAGCATGAATCCGATATCCATGAGGTCGAGAAAATGGATCATCGACGCTTTACTCAGACTTATGGAAGAAAAGCCTTATCACAAAATCTCAGTCAAGGAAATTACCGAGACCGCAGAACTCGTAAGGAAGACTTTTTACCGCAACTTCCAGACAAAGGAGGAAGTCCTCCAGGAATACATCACAGGCTTGATGATAGAAGTTGAAAAGGAATTTGAAACACTTGATGCTATAACCCCATTCGCCATGGCTAAGCTGTATTTTGAATTTTGGCAGGAGCATATTGAATTCCTGAAGCTGATTCAGAAAAACGACTTGTTTGTCATCCTGCTCAAACAGTTGGACGACTATCTGCCTTCCTTGAATGAGAGATACAAAGCAGATATGATGGAAGGCTTTGATGAAACATTCCTGCAGTATTATACGGCATTCAATTCCGCAGGCATTTGGCATATGCTCGAAAAATGGATTCGTCATGGAGCCGTAGAACCCCCTGAGGAAATGGCACAGATCTATTCAGATATTACATTGAACAACCCTCATTTGAAGAAGTGA